The Acidobacteriota bacterium genome contains a region encoding:
- a CDS encoding response regulator, with protein sequence MSKVVLIVDGSSTMRRVIERSLHIAGLEPQQILEASDGVEAQHVIEQTRPDLVLCDIMLDNVDGLALLKHLRETEATRTVPLVFITSHASEAQVHEALELGAQGYIRKPFTPDQIKEYITPLFA encoded by the coding sequence ATGAGCAAGGTCGTCCTCATCGTCGACGGTTCCTCGACCATGCGCCGCGTCATCGAACGCTCGCTCCATATCGCCGGCCTCGAACCGCAACAGATCCTCGAAGCCTCCGACGGCGTCGAGGCGCAGCACGTCATCGAGCAGACCCGCCCCGACCTGGTCCTCTGCGATATTATGCTCGACAACGTCGACGGCCTGGCGCTGCTCAAGCACCTGCGCGAGACCGAAGCCACCCGCACCGTCCCCCTGGTGTTCATCACCAGCCACGCCAGCGAAGCCCAGGTCCACGAAGCCCTCGAACTCGGCGCCCAGGGCTACATCCGCAAGCCCTTCACCCCCGACCAGATCAAGGAATACATCACTCCCCTGTTCGCGTAG
- a CDS encoding GHMP kinase, with protein MLIRAKAPLRLGFAGGGTDVPPFPEFEGGCVLSATINMFSFGTLSPRSDDEVHLRSADLGIALDYAPGAPLTYDGQLDLAKAAIRKLGGEGCGGFDIYLHTDAKPGSGLGSSSSLMVAVMGLMREFRRLSLDEATVAALAWQLERQELGIPGGIQDQYAAAYGGWNFMEFDGREVLVNPLRLPIGVRNELEHNLVLCFTGDTRVADGILADQTERYRRGEHRSLDSLRRQKQLAVEMKNLLLSRRLNDFGKLLHECWECKKRMSPQISNGRIDGLYAAARRAGALGGKLNGAGGGGYMTFYCDFERRLEVEAALREHGCVIREFTFEDSGLQTWIAGEAACALTAPSAGAGPGVAASRGPLDARPGWGPQEPPPGPRLAASARA; from the coding sequence GTGCTAATCCGAGCGAAAGCGCCGTTGCGATTGGGTTTTGCCGGAGGTGGTACCGATGTGCCGCCGTTTCCGGAATTTGAGGGTGGATGCGTTCTGAGCGCTACCATCAATATGTTTTCCTTTGGCACGCTGTCGCCGCGCAGCGACGACGAGGTGCATCTGCGCTCCGCCGATCTCGGGATCGCGCTGGATTACGCGCCGGGCGCGCCCTTGACCTATGACGGGCAACTCGATCTGGCCAAGGCTGCGATCCGCAAGCTGGGTGGGGAGGGCTGCGGGGGATTCGATATCTACCTGCATACCGATGCCAAGCCGGGTTCGGGGCTGGGATCTTCTTCGAGCCTGATGGTGGCGGTGATGGGGTTGATGCGCGAATTCCGCCGCCTCAGCCTGGACGAAGCCACCGTGGCGGCGCTGGCGTGGCAACTGGAGCGTCAGGAGCTGGGCATTCCCGGCGGCATTCAGGATCAGTATGCCGCGGCTTATGGGGGCTGGAATTTCATGGAGTTCGACGGCCGCGAGGTGCTGGTCAACCCGCTGCGGCTGCCGATTGGCGTCCGCAACGAGCTGGAGCACAATCTGGTGCTCTGCTTTACCGGCGACACGCGCGTGGCCGACGGCATCCTCGCCGACCAGACCGAGCGCTACCGCCGTGGCGAGCACCGCAGCCTCGACAGCTTGCGGCGGCAGAAGCAGTTGGCGGTGGAGATGAAGAATCTGCTGTTGAGCCGGCGGCTCAACGACTTCGGTAAGCTGCTGCACGAGTGCTGGGAATGCAAGAAGCGCATGTCGCCGCAGATTTCGAATGGGCGCATCGACGGGCTGTACGCAGCGGCGCGCCGCGCGGGCGCGCTGGGCGGCAAGCTGAACGGCGCCGGAGGCGGCGGCTATATGACGTTCTATTGTGACTTCGAGCGGCGGCTGGAAGTCGAAGCGGCGCTGCGCGAGCATGGCTGCGTCATCCGTGAGTTCACATTTGAAGACAGCGGCCTGCAGACCTGGATCGCGGGCGAAGCGGCTTGCGCCCTCACGGCGCCTTCGGCTGGCGCGGGGCCGGGCGTGGCTGCGTCACGCGGCCCGCTTGACGCTCGGCCGGGCTGGGGGCCCCAGGAGCCCCCGCCCGGCCCGCGCTTGGCGGCCAGCGCGCGCGCATGA
- a CDS encoding flagellin, which yields MSMSILNNIPALAAQNALSVNQANLQSTLFQLSTGKRINSGADDAAGLAIANGLQANITALNQSSQNVNDGIGQLQVVDGSLGQVTNLLNRAVTLATEASNGTETSTQRSALDAEFTSIKNEITNIGANTNFNGSNVFVSSTTSIFLSDASSNYTIGMTVGTLSSSNIQGGSTSGLTAVNLSTDNLTTSAGATTALTDINKAITNVASKRGEVGATVNQLQAATNVISTQIQNLTSAESGIMDANIPQVVGQMSQQSILAQTGVASLAQANSMQSLVLKLIP from the coding sequence ATGTCGATGAGCATTTTGAACAACATCCCCGCTTTAGCCGCGCAGAACGCCCTCAGCGTGAATCAGGCCAATTTGCAGAGCACGCTGTTCCAGCTTTCGACCGGCAAGCGTATCAACAGCGGCGCGGACGATGCCGCCGGCCTGGCCATTGCCAATGGTCTGCAGGCCAACATCACCGCGCTGAACCAGAGTTCGCAGAACGTCAACGACGGTATCGGCCAACTGCAGGTGGTGGATGGCTCTCTCGGCCAGGTCACGAACCTGCTCAACCGCGCCGTCACGCTGGCGACCGAAGCCAGCAACGGCACTGAGACTTCCACCCAGCGCAGCGCCCTGGACGCCGAATTCACCAGCATCAAAAATGAGATCACCAATATCGGCGCCAATACCAACTTCAACGGCTCGAACGTGTTCGTGTCCAGCACCACGTCGATCTTCCTCAGCGATGCCAGCAGCAACTACACCATCGGGATGACCGTGGGCACGCTCAGCTCCAGCAACATTCAGGGCGGTTCGACCTCCGGTCTGACGGCGGTGAACCTGTCGACCGACAACCTGACCACTTCCGCCGGCGCCACCACCGCGCTGACCGACATCAATAAGGCCATCACCAACGTCGCCAGCAAGCGCGGCGAGGTGGGCGCCACCGTCAACCAACTGCAGGCGGCCACCAACGTGATCAGCACGCAGATCCAGAACCTCACGTCGGCGGAAAGCGGCATCATGGATGCCAATATTCCCCAGGTGGTCGGCCAGATGTCGCAGCAGAGCATTCTGGCGCAGACCGGCGTGGCATCGCTGGCGCAGGCCAACTCGATGCAGAGCTTGGTCCTGAAGCTGATTCCGTAA
- a CDS encoding response regulator transcription factor: MRILVAEDDVSLAKFLRKGLETQGYAVEWTGDGEEAEALAERYDFDAVLLDVSLPTRDGFAVLRHLRQRKASLPVLLLTAHGKVEERVQGLDLGADDYIVKPFSFSELCARIRALMRRGQATSGNRLKVGPLELDRIERSVQRAGKAIELTPKEFALLEYLMLNHTRRVTRAMIIEHVWNLGFDSSTNVVDVYINYLRTKIDGGFDSKLIRTIRGVGYQLGEPAPMAAEQ; the protein is encoded by the coding sequence ATGCGGATTCTCGTTGCTGAAGACGACGTGTCACTCGCCAAGTTCCTGCGCAAGGGACTGGAGACGCAAGGCTATGCCGTGGAGTGGACGGGTGACGGCGAGGAAGCCGAGGCGCTGGCGGAGCGCTACGATTTCGATGCCGTACTGTTGGACGTGAGCCTGCCGACGCGCGATGGCTTTGCGGTGCTGCGCCATCTGCGCCAGCGCAAGGCCAGCCTGCCAGTGCTGCTGCTGACCGCGCATGGCAAGGTGGAAGAACGGGTGCAGGGGCTGGATTTGGGCGCGGACGACTACATCGTCAAGCCTTTTTCTTTTTCTGAGTTGTGTGCGCGCATCCGGGCGCTGATGCGCCGCGGCCAGGCCACCAGCGGCAATCGGCTGAAGGTTGGGCCGCTGGAGCTGGACCGGATCGAGCGCAGCGTGCAGCGTGCGGGCAAGGCGATTGAGCTGACGCCGAAAGAGTTCGCGCTGCTGGAATACCTGATGCTGAATCACACCCGGCGGGTGACGCGGGCGATGATCATCGAGCACGTCTGGAATCTGGGCTTTGACAGCTCGACCAACGTCGTGGATGTCTACATCAACTACCTGCGGACCAAGATTGATGGCGGCTTTGACAGCAAGCTCATCCGCACGATTCGCGGCGTCGGCTATCAATTGGGTGAACCGGCGCCGATGGCTGCCGAACAATGA
- a CDS encoding class I SAM-dependent methyltransferase — MSLAAAVAPIPAPYPRERHGFRLRFIRSLPPGAQVLDAGCGTFKTLLRLQAERPDLRFTGADVTDYSRQCPPAVGFACLNFEHQPLPWPDASFDAIFCCHVLEHVADRMLILREFARVLRPGGRIYLEGPSVRSLFLPSMPSLPSRQRGNAIGDDLNFFDNFTHVRPLSRRGLQMFLQMAGCICDASGPVRHLQKTLAAPALLVAGLVARRRRWVCMALWELVGWSVYAMGTKAG; from the coding sequence ATGTCCCTGGCCGCTGCAGTTGCTCCAATCCCCGCACCCTATCCGCGTGAGCGCCATGGCTTCCGCCTGCGGTTTATCCGCAGCCTGCCGCCCGGCGCCCAGGTGCTTGACGCCGGCTGCGGCACCTTCAAGACCCTGTTGCGCCTGCAGGCGGAGCGGCCTGACCTGCGTTTCACGGGCGCCGATGTCACGGATTATTCGCGGCAGTGTCCGCCGGCCGTGGGCTTCGCCTGCCTGAATTTCGAGCACCAGCCTTTGCCTTGGCCCGACGCGAGTTTCGATGCCATCTTCTGTTGCCACGTACTCGAGCACGTTGCCGATCGCATGCTCATCCTGCGAGAATTCGCCCGCGTGCTGCGGCCGGGTGGCCGCATCTACCTCGAGGGACCCAGCGTACGCAGCCTCTTTCTGCCCTCCATGCCCAGCCTCCCCTCGCGCCAGCGGGGCAACGCCATCGGGGATGACCTGAATTTTTTTGACAACTTCACCCACGTGCGGCCCCTCTCGCGCCGTGGCCTCCAAATGTTCCTGCAAATGGCCGGATGTATTTGTGATGCCTCCGGCCCGGTCCGCCACCTGCAGAAGACGCTGGCCGCCCCCGCACTGCTCGTCGCCGGGCTGGTCGCCCGCCGCCGCCGCTGGGTGTGTATGGCGCTCTGGGAGCTGGTGGGCTGGAGCGTGTACGCGATGGGGACGAAGGCGGGTTAA
- a CDS encoding glycosyltransferase, producing MTLGLSMIVRDAEADLPACLASVRGWVDEIVVADTGSRDGSRECAQALGAQVLEIPWEADFARARNRALAAMTTDWILVLDADERLEPGPKPRWQAQFTRGADAFQVTIRNYVSSLQARIWDRPAQRNDGAWEEAASYPGFIEHQNVRLFRRHPDLYFVGRVHESVGPRVAPAGLKLGEAAGRIHHFGMVCTPAKIAAKNILYRDLGRRKVSEQPSDPQAHFELGLVERDNFHNDAEALRCFERALRLQPGFAEAWFFAGACLARLGHAQEALGFFEQAAARGCRAPQLPEFVADARYNLGQFAAAAEGYRGAAPALTPALTGKLGLAELRAGRRATGLKHLRAAVAAAPELEENHDRLATALAWMEDWPGAAEALRARIECFPAAPQGYLRLAALLVRRGGLDEAQLWLRRGLRTTPEDPQLRQAWRELQHTLAGVLKPLPAGADNLPVSGKLPEPVSRLKPGVNPLTKERFLCR from the coding sequence ATGACGCTAGGGCTTTCCATGATCGTGCGCGACGCCGAGGCCGACCTGCCCGCCTGCCTCGCCAGCGTGCGGGGCTGGGTCGATGAAATCGTGGTGGCCGATACCGGCTCGCGTGACGGCAGCCGCGAGTGCGCCCAGGCGCTGGGTGCCCAGGTACTCGAAATCCCCTGGGAAGCCGATTTCGCCCGCGCCCGCAATCGGGCCCTCGCCGCCATGACCACCGACTGGATTCTGGTGCTCGATGCCGATGAGCGCCTCGAACCCGGCCCCAAGCCGCGCTGGCAGGCGCAGTTCACCCGCGGCGCCGACGCCTTTCAGGTCACCATCCGCAACTATGTGTCCTCGCTGCAGGCCCGTATCTGGGACCGTCCGGCGCAGCGCAACGACGGCGCCTGGGAAGAGGCAGCTTCCTACCCCGGCTTCATCGAGCACCAGAACGTCCGCCTCTTCCGCCGCCATCCCGATCTTTACTTTGTCGGCCGCGTGCATGAAAGCGTGGGCCCGCGCGTGGCGCCGGCCGGGTTGAAGCTGGGCGAGGCTGCGGGCCGCATTCATCACTTCGGCATGGTTTGCACGCCCGCGAAGATCGCGGCCAAGAACATCCTGTATCGCGATCTGGGCCGGCGCAAGGTGTCCGAGCAGCCCTCCGATCCGCAGGCGCACTTCGAGCTCGGCCTGGTCGAGCGCGACAACTTTCATAATGATGCCGAAGCCCTGCGCTGCTTCGAGCGCGCCTTGCGCCTGCAGCCCGGTTTCGCGGAAGCCTGGTTTTTCGCCGGCGCCTGCCTGGCGCGGCTGGGCCACGCCCAGGAAGCGCTGGGCTTTTTCGAACAGGCCGCGGCGCGCGGTTGCCGGGCGCCGCAATTGCCCGAATTTGTCGCCGACGCGCGTTATAACCTCGGCCAGTTCGCGGCCGCCGCCGAGGGCTATCGCGGCGCCGCGCCCGCGCTGACGCCGGCACTCACCGGCAAACTGGGCCTCGCCGAATTGCGTGCCGGCCGCCGCGCCACCGGGCTGAAGCATCTGCGCGCCGCCGTCGCCGCTGCTCCCGAGCTGGAAGAAAACCACGACCGCCTCGCCACCGCCCTCGCCTGGATGGAAGACTGGCCCGGCGCCGCCGAAGCCCTGCGCGCCCGCATCGAGTGCTTCCCCGCCGCGCCCCAAGGCTACCTGCGCCTCGCCGCCTTGCTGGTGCGGCGCGGCGGCCTCGACGAAGCGCAGCTCTGGTTGCGGCGCGGCCTGCGCACCACTCCCGAGGACCCGCAATTGCGCCAGGCCTGGCGTGAATTGCAGCACACGCTCGCGGGGGTATTAAAGCCCCTTCCCGCCGGGGCCGATAACCTGCCTGTAAGCGGAAAACTTCCGGAGCCGGTTTCGCGGCTAAAGCCGGGAGTGAATCCGCTCACAAAGGAGCGTTTTTTATGTCGATGA
- a CDS encoding flagellar motor protein encodes MDRSSFLGIFIAVAGILIGLTLDGGNIFQILQPTAAMIVFGGTLGAVMLQFPLEEVMRGAREAKKAFFYADADLRALIDRIVGYAQKARKDGIVSLDKDLDSIPEPFLRKTLMLAVDGTQAAELRGNMEREMSNHSEVAGRSAEIFDAAGGFSPTIGIIGAILGLIQVMQHLNDINEVGRGIAVAFVATVYGVASANLFFLPIAGKLRVRKRQKELMHEIMLDGVIGILEGMNPRMLQTKLQGYLAEKPDPKKAAAEEQPQAAGAPASAEAART; translated from the coding sequence ATGGACCGCAGTAGCTTTCTGGGCATATTCATTGCCGTGGCCGGCATCCTGATCGGCCTCACCCTGGATGGCGGCAATATCTTTCAAATTCTGCAGCCCACGGCGGCCATGATCGTCTTTGGCGGCACGCTGGGTGCGGTGATGCTGCAGTTCCCGCTGGAGGAAGTGATGCGCGGCGCGCGCGAGGCGAAAAAGGCCTTCTTCTATGCCGATGCCGACCTGCGCGCCCTCATCGACCGCATCGTGGGCTACGCGCAGAAGGCCCGCAAGGACGGCATCGTCTCTTTGGATAAGGACCTGGACTCCATTCCGGAGCCCTTCCTGCGCAAGACACTGATGCTGGCCGTCGATGGCACGCAGGCGGCGGAGCTACGGGGAAATATGGAGCGGGAGATGAGCAATCACTCCGAAGTGGCCGGCCGCTCCGCCGAGATCTTCGATGCCGCGGGAGGATTTTCGCCCACCATTGGCATTATTGGCGCCATCCTCGGCCTGATTCAGGTGATGCAGCACCTGAACGACATCAATGAAGTCGGACGCGGCATTGCGGTGGCCTTCGTGGCAACCGTCTACGGCGTCGCCAGCGCCAATCTATTCTTCCTGCCTATCGCGGGCAAGCTGCGGGTGCGCAAGCGGCAGAAAGAGCTGATGCACGAAATCATGCTGGACGGCGTCATCGGCATCCTGGAGGGTATGAATCCACGCATGCTGCAGACGAAACTGCAAGGCTATCTGGCGGAAAAGCCGGATCCGAAAAAGGCAGCCGCGGAGGAGCAGCCGCAGGCCGCGGGCGCGCCCGCCAGCGCAGAAGCGGCACGGACGTGA
- a CDS encoding flagellar motor protein — protein sequence MNRRRRRVTDHGGPSHERWLISYGDFITLLFAFFVVMYASSRADQSKEVAMAQAIQSAFTQMGVFTPASTKLNLTPSPAASASAHATLQPLEALQRQLQTELKPEIKHGTVSLHLTRQGLVIRLEELGFFDSGSAQIRANALPVLAKIATMVARLPNNLRIEGYTDNVPIHNAQFASNWQLSTGRATELVRLFIMQYHIDPARLSASGYAQYHPIASNATTAGRQQNRRVDLVVVGEPRGPGPPPVSGK from the coding sequence GTGAACCGCCGCCGCCGCCGGGTTACAGATCATGGTGGACCCAGCCATGAACGCTGGCTGATCTCCTACGGCGATTTCATCACGTTGTTGTTCGCCTTTTTTGTGGTGATGTACGCCTCCTCGCGCGCCGACCAAAGCAAGGAAGTAGCCATGGCGCAGGCGATTCAGTCGGCGTTTACACAGATGGGCGTGTTCACGCCCGCCAGCACGAAGCTGAACCTTACGCCGTCGCCAGCCGCTTCGGCTTCGGCGCATGCGACGCTGCAACCGCTCGAGGCCCTGCAGCGGCAATTGCAGACGGAGCTGAAGCCCGAGATTAAGCACGGGACGGTGTCCTTGCACCTGACGCGGCAGGGCCTGGTGATCCGGCTGGAAGAGCTGGGCTTTTTTGACAGTGGGTCGGCGCAGATCCGGGCCAATGCCCTGCCCGTACTGGCGAAGATTGCCACTATGGTTGCGCGGCTGCCCAACAACCTGCGGATCGAGGGCTATACCGATAACGTTCCCATTCACAACGCCCAGTTTGCCTCCAACTGGCAGCTTTCGACGGGGCGGGCGACGGAGCTGGTCCGGCTGTTCATCATGCAATACCACATCGATCCGGCACGGCTATCGGCCTCGGGCTACGCGCAGTATCATCCGATTGCCAGCAACGCCACCACGGCCGGGCGGCAGCAAAACCGGCGGGTGGATCTGGTCGTGGTGGGGGAGCCGAGAGGCCCTGGGCCTCCGCCGGTATCCGGGAAGTGA
- a CDS encoding flagellar hook-associated 2 domain-containing protein, which produces MSTSSSPLGGISGATSTGNFNAQAYVQAIIQAESGPEQLMQQQVSVLSSQASALSTISSQLSALQTAVLALNDFQGALAAQKATSSNTGVATVTAGAGATSGTHSLTVSTLATTSSEYTNTLASGTTTFTTGSFSVAVGSNAPTVISVTSSNNTLNGLAASINSAGAGVTASVITDSSGARLSLVSNTTGAPGDLTISSNTTGLTFTKAVTGTNASYTLDGIALNSTSNSITGALAGVTLNLAGTTASPVTITVAPDTSQATTAIQNFVSAYNTVIQSLNQQFTYDPTTQSTGPLGTDQIVMQLQQSVLGDASYSISGNSGYTNLASIGINMNADGTLAVDSGQLSAAMAANYSAVQNLFQQVSPTGFAQNFTNDLTNLTSTTGPVAEDQQGISQQTNDLNQQIADFQANLNAQEQELMQVYSQVAVTIGSLPGLLSQTQSELAKLP; this is translated from the coding sequence ATGAGCACATCCAGTTCACCGCTGGGCGGCATCAGTGGGGCGACCAGCACCGGCAACTTCAACGCCCAGGCCTACGTCCAGGCCATCATTCAGGCGGAGTCGGGACCGGAGCAGTTGATGCAGCAGCAGGTCTCGGTTCTGAGCAGCCAGGCCAGTGCCCTCAGCACCATCAGCAGCCAGCTCAGCGCCCTGCAAACTGCGGTGCTGGCCCTCAACGATTTTCAGGGCGCCCTCGCCGCCCAAAAGGCCACCAGCTCCAACACCGGCGTCGCCACTGTAACCGCCGGTGCGGGTGCTACCTCCGGCACCCATTCCCTCACCGTCTCCACCCTCGCCACCACCAGCTCGGAATACACCAACACCCTGGCCAGCGGCACCACCACCTTCACCACCGGCAGCTTCAGCGTCGCGGTCGGCTCCAACGCGCCCACGGTCATCAGCGTCACGTCCTCGAACAATACCCTCAATGGCCTGGCCGCTTCCATTAACAGCGCCGGCGCGGGCGTCACCGCCAGCGTCATCACCGACTCCAGCGGCGCCCGCCTCAGCCTGGTCAGCAACACCACCGGCGCCCCCGGCGATTTGACCATCAGCAGCAACACCACCGGCTTGACCTTCACCAAGGCCGTGACCGGCACCAACGCCAGCTACACCCTCGATGGCATCGCCCTCAACAGCACCAGCAACAGCATCACCGGCGCCCTCGCCGGCGTCACCCTCAACCTGGCCGGCACCACGGCTTCGCCCGTAACCATCACCGTCGCGCCCGACACCAGCCAGGCCACCACCGCCATCCAGAATTTCGTCAGCGCCTATAACACCGTCATCCAGAGCCTGAACCAGCAGTTCACCTACGACCCCACCACCCAGAGCACCGGACCGCTGGGGACCGATCAGATCGTCATGCAGTTGCAGCAGAGCGTGCTCGGCGACGCTTCCTATTCCATCAGCGGCAATAGCGGCTACACCAACCTCGCCTCCATCGGCATCAACATGAATGCGGACGGCACCCTGGCGGTCGATAGCGGCCAGCTCAGCGCCGCCATGGCGGCCAACTATTCCGCCGTGCAGAACCTGTTTCAGCAGGTTTCGCCCACCGGTTTTGCCCAGAACTTCACCAACGACCTGACCAACCTGACCTCCACGACCGGACCGGTGGCCGAAGACCAACAGGGCATCTCCCAGCAGACCAATGATCTGAACCAGCAGATTGCGGATTTCCAGGCCAATCTCAACGCCCAGGAGCAGGAGTTGATGCAGGTCTACAGCCAGGTCGCCGTCACCATTGGCAGTCTGCCCGGTCTGCTCAGCCAGACACAGAGCGAGCTGGCGAAACTGCCGTAA
- the fliS gene encoding flagellar export chaperone FliS, with product MNAASAYQRRAIEGATPVGLVVLLYQGAVVQLRRAIAAMETQPQTVRDIEIRTSALNRVLAIIGELQRVLDFQRGGDIARNFDHFYRLAQSAIMQAVANNDAQPLRDLLPQLEKILQAWRSVETRPPAPSAGAAAWTA from the coding sequence ATGAACGCCGCCTCCGCCTATCAACGCCGCGCCATTGAAGGCGCCACTCCCGTGGGTCTGGTCGTGCTCCTCTATCAGGGCGCGGTGGTGCAACTGCGGCGTGCCATCGCCGCTATGGAGACCCAACCGCAAACCGTCCGGGATATTGAAATCCGCACCAGCGCCCTCAACCGCGTGCTGGCCATCATCGGCGAGCTGCAGCGCGTGCTCGATTTCCAGCGCGGCGGCGACATCGCCCGCAATTTTGACCATTTTTACCGGCTCGCGCAGAGCGCCATCATGCAGGCGGTGGCGAACAACGATGCCCAGCCCCTGCGCGACCTGCTGCCCCAGTTGGAGAAAATCTTGCAGGCCTGGCGGAGCGTGGAAACACGCCCGCCGGCCCCTTCCGCGGGAGCGGCGGCATGGACGGCGTAG
- a CDS encoding flagellar protein → MISLTRLNQQELILNADLIKTIEQLHDTVITLITDEKLTVIEPPAEILRRISAYRHAEGQTRGSIVIVPPPEGEESHGPQ, encoded by the coding sequence ATGATCTCTCTCACGCGCCTGAACCAGCAGGAGTTGATCCTGAATGCCGACCTCATCAAGACCATTGAGCAACTGCATGACACGGTCATTACCCTGATCACGGACGAAAAACTGACGGTCATCGAGCCGCCGGCGGAGATTCTGCGGCGCATCAGCGCCTATCGGCACGCCGAAGGGCAGACGCGCGGTTCCATCGTGATTGTGCCGCCGCCGGAGGGGGAGGAAAGCCATGGACCGCAGTAG
- a CDS encoding glycosyltransferase, which translates to MSRGIVFRAAIYGGSGYADGNQDVLAGLEQQALPLQVVPIGLQEDREGLLPPQRRRELARLQRRNLALTESVLYQCAPPGDFLLDLEARVRIGRTAFETDALPPGWAERCNALDEIWVPSTFNRDSFARGGVAERRLRVMPEGLDTRRYRPGLAPLPIPERRGFNFLSVFDWLDRKGPDVLLRAYCQAFRPDEDVALILKVHRFDDPGCDLEEHLVWVLEEQMGLRLQDIPPILLLCGLLPAKDMPRLYASADAFVLPSRGEGWGRPYMEAAAAQLPVLATRWSGQTDFLNDQNSYLIDIERVVEVPLTSDREIYLEQRWAEPSAEHLAQLMRQVFDHRDEARARARQARHDMVTLWDRQVLAPRWGDAFRALLH; encoded by the coding sequence ATGAGCCGTGGCATTGTCTTCCGGGCTGCGATTTACGGAGGCAGCGGGTATGCCGACGGCAACCAGGACGTGCTGGCCGGACTGGAACAGCAGGCGCTGCCCTTGCAGGTGGTGCCCATCGGCTTGCAGGAAGATCGCGAGGGCCTGCTGCCGCCGCAGCGGCGGCGGGAGCTGGCCCGCTTGCAGCGCCGGAACCTGGCGCTGACGGAGAGCGTGTTGTACCAGTGCGCGCCGCCGGGGGATTTCCTGCTGGACTTGGAAGCGCGGGTGCGCATTGGCCGCACTGCGTTTGAGACTGACGCCTTGCCGCCGGGCTGGGCAGAGCGCTGCAACGCGCTCGATGAGATTTGGGTGCCGTCGACCTTCAACCGTGATTCGTTTGCCCGCGGTGGCGTGGCGGAGCGCCGGCTGCGCGTGATGCCCGAGGGGCTTGATACGCGGCGCTACCGCCCCGGGCTGGCGCCGCTGCCGATTCCCGAGCGGCGAGGTTTCAACTTTCTGTCTGTTTTCGACTGGCTCGACCGCAAGGGGCCGGACGTGCTGCTGCGGGCCTATTGCCAGGCGTTCCGCCCGGATGAGGATGTGGCGCTGATTCTCAAGGTGCATAGGTTCGACGATCCGGGATGCGATCTGGAAGAGCACCTGGTATGGGTGCTGGAGGAGCAGATGGGCCTGCGGCTGCAGGACATTCCGCCGATTCTGTTGCTCTGCGGCCTGCTGCCTGCCAAGGACATGCCCCGCTTGTATGCGTCGGCCGATGCCTTCGTGTTGCCCAGCCGAGGCGAAGGCTGGGGACGGCCGTACATGGAAGCTGCCGCTGCGCAATTGCCAGTGCTGGCGACGCGGTGGAGCGGGCAGACGGATTTTCTCAACGACCAGAACAGTTACCTGATCGATATCGAAAGGGTCGTCGAGGTGCCGCTCACCTCCGACCGTGAAATCTATCTCGAGCAGCGCTGGGCCGAACCCAGCGCCGAGCATCTGGCGCAACTCATGCGGCAGGTGTTCGATCACCGCGACGAAGCCCGGGCGCGCGCACGGCAAGCCCGGCACGACATGGTGACGCTTTGGGACCGGCAGGTGCTGGCGCCGCGCTGGGGCGACGCCTTCCGTGCGCTGCTGCATTAG